A region from the Coffea eugenioides isolate CCC68of chromosome 9, Ceug_1.0, whole genome shotgun sequence genome encodes:
- the LOC113781921 gene encoding RNA-binding protein 39 isoform X1, translating to MEFDEFDDYSEKTADNPETSNGSDQVDKSGGGQDPIKRPMHKSDHHHQRVKRSRTREEFHEDEEERSSSYRHHSPSRDRERSGRERYRSSRESKDRDKHKSSKKERDGDKIKESDRERDTNKGEDSGRRGRGREDERQRGRERNQDLSNRTSHSERHLVDGEREESRDREKNGDREYGGRERQSQLQDGDRESRRFKEKKEEVAEPEADPEHDQRTVFAYQISLQADERDVYEFFSRAGKVRDVRLIVDHISRRSKGIGYIEFYDVMSVPMAIALSGQPLLGQSVMVKPSEAEKNLVQSTASVAAGDTDLICPYSGGARRLYVDNLHSNIKEDQLRQVFEPFGTVELVQLPPDLETGHSSRYGFVQFSRLEDARAALSLDGQLDIAGRVMKVSAVTDQTLRQEVGANAGDFGDDEGGGLSLSAESLTLLMQKKLDHTRITSSGAGSVGSPVVDNPGFSAPAAPVLGAAPEVSPFVPFGQIPVPALAGWPAAGLSLPSVTFPSIDTIGIPSECLLLKNMFDPKLESEPEFDQDIKDDVEDECSKFGKLKHIYVDKKSDGLVYLRFENNQAAIAAQRALHGRWFAGKMILATFMVPQNYEVTFPQSK from the exons ATGGAATTTGACGAGTTTGATGATTACTCGGAGAAAACAGCGGATAATCCTGAGACGAGCAATGGCAGTGATCAAGTGGATAAATCTGGTGGAGGCCAAGACCCAATTAAGAGGCCAATGCATAAAAgtgatcatcatcatcaacgGGTTAAGCGTTCAAGGACGCGGGAAGAGTTCCATGAAGATGAGGAGGAGAGGAGCTCAAGCTACCGTCACCATTCCCCTTCAAGAGATAGAGAGAGGAGTGGGAGGGAGAGATACAGGAGTAGCCGAGAATCCAAGGACAGGGACAAGCATAAGAGCAGCAAGAAGGAGAGAGATGGGGACAAAATCAAAGAAAGCGACAGAGAAAGAGATACCAACAAAGGCGAAGATAGCGGAAGGAGAGGTCGTGGCCGCGAAGATGAAAGACAGAGAGGTAGGGAGAGAAATCAAGACCTGTCGAATCGTACAAGTCATTCAGAAAGGCATCTGGTTgatggagagagagaggagagccgAGACAGGGAGAAGAATGGTGATAGGGAGTATGGAGGAAGGGAAAGACAGAGCCAGTTACAAGACGGGGACCGAGAAAGCAG GagatttaaagaaaaaaaggaagaagtgGCCGAGCCAGAGGCTGATCCTGAGCATGATCAACGGACAGTTTTTGCTTATCAG ATTTCTTTGCAGGCAGATGAAAGAGATGTCTATGAGTTTTTTAGCAGAGCTGGCAAG GTCAGAGATGTACGCCTCATAGTGGACCACATTTCTAGACGCTCCAAAGGCATTGG ATATATTGAATTTTACGATGTCATGTCGGTCCCTATGGCGATAGCCCTGTCCGGCCAACCTCTTCTTGGTCAATCAGTGATGGTTAAACCATCAGAGGCTGAAAAGAATCTTGTTCAGTCAACTGCATCTGTGGCTGCTGGAGATACTGACCTAATATGCCCGTACTCAGGTGGAGCTAGGAGGTTGTATGTTGACAATCTGCATTCTAACATCAAAGAAGATCAACTTCGTCAG GTTTTTGAACCATTTGGTACTGTTGAGTTGGTGCAGCTGCCTCCTGACCTGGAGACTGGGCATAGCAGCCGCTATGGTTTTGTGCAG TTTTCTCGCCTTGAAGATGCTAGAGCTGCACTAAGTTTAGATGGACAACTGGATATTGCAGGCCGAGTTATGAAG GTATCAGCTGTTACAGATCAAACTTTAAGACAAGAAGTTGGTGCAAATGCTGGAGATTTTGGTGATGATGAGGGTGGTGGTCTG TCTCTGAGCGCTGAATCTCTAACACTTCTCATGCAGAAGAAGCTGGATCATACTAGGATAACATCAAG TGGTGCTGGATCTGTTGGCAGCCCGGTTGTTGATAACCCTGGCTTTTCTGCACCAGCGGCTCCAGTTCTTGGGGCTGCCCCTGAGGTATCTCCTTTTGTTCCTTTTGGACAGATTCCTGTTCCAGCACTTGCGGGATGGCCTGCTGCAGGTCTCTCACTGCCTTCTGTTACTTTTCCTTCAATTGATACTATAGGCATTCCAAGTGAATGTTTATTGTTGAAGAACATGTTTGATCCAAAATTAGAG TCTGAACCTGAGTTCGACCAGGATATTAAGGATGATGTTGAGGATGAATGTTCAAAATTCGGAAAGTTGAAGCACATTTATGTGGACAA GAAAAGTGATGGGTTGGTGTACCTGCGGTTTGAGAACAATCAAGCTGCAATTGCTGCGCAGCGTGCACTTCATGGTAGATGGTTTGCTGGGAAGATGATCCTTGCAACGTTCATG GTGCCGCAGAATTACGAGGTCACGTTTCCCCAGAGCAAGTAG
- the LOC113781921 gene encoding RNA-binding protein 39 isoform X2 yields MEFDEFDDYSEKTADNPETSNGSDQVDKSGGGQDPIKRPMHKSDHHHQRVKRSRTREEFHEDEEERSSSYRHHSPSRDRERSGRERYRSSRESKDRDKHKSSKKERDGDKIKESDRERDTNKGEDSGRRGRGREDERQRGRERNQDLSNRTSHSERHLVDGEREESRDREKNGDREYGGRERQSQLQDGDRESRRFKEKKEEVAEPEADPEHDQRTVFAYQISLQADERDVYEFFSRAGKVRDVRLIVDHISRRSKGIGYIEFYDVMSVPMAIALSGQPLLGQSVMVKPSEAEKNLVQSTASVAAGDTDLICPYSGGARRLYVDNLHSNIKEDQLRQVFEPFGTVELVQLPPDLETGHSSRYGFVQFSRLEDARAALSLDGQLDIAGRVMKVSAVTDQTLRQEVGANAGDFGDDEGGGLKKLDHTRITSSGAGSVGSPVVDNPGFSAPAAPVLGAAPEVSPFVPFGQIPVPALAGWPAAGLSLPSVTFPSIDTIGIPSECLLLKNMFDPKLESEPEFDQDIKDDVEDECSKFGKLKHIYVDKKSDGLVYLRFENNQAAIAAQRALHGRWFAGKMILATFMVPQNYEVTFPQSK; encoded by the exons ATGGAATTTGACGAGTTTGATGATTACTCGGAGAAAACAGCGGATAATCCTGAGACGAGCAATGGCAGTGATCAAGTGGATAAATCTGGTGGAGGCCAAGACCCAATTAAGAGGCCAATGCATAAAAgtgatcatcatcatcaacgGGTTAAGCGTTCAAGGACGCGGGAAGAGTTCCATGAAGATGAGGAGGAGAGGAGCTCAAGCTACCGTCACCATTCCCCTTCAAGAGATAGAGAGAGGAGTGGGAGGGAGAGATACAGGAGTAGCCGAGAATCCAAGGACAGGGACAAGCATAAGAGCAGCAAGAAGGAGAGAGATGGGGACAAAATCAAAGAAAGCGACAGAGAAAGAGATACCAACAAAGGCGAAGATAGCGGAAGGAGAGGTCGTGGCCGCGAAGATGAAAGACAGAGAGGTAGGGAGAGAAATCAAGACCTGTCGAATCGTACAAGTCATTCAGAAAGGCATCTGGTTgatggagagagagaggagagccgAGACAGGGAGAAGAATGGTGATAGGGAGTATGGAGGAAGGGAAAGACAGAGCCAGTTACAAGACGGGGACCGAGAAAGCAG GagatttaaagaaaaaaaggaagaagtgGCCGAGCCAGAGGCTGATCCTGAGCATGATCAACGGACAGTTTTTGCTTATCAG ATTTCTTTGCAGGCAGATGAAAGAGATGTCTATGAGTTTTTTAGCAGAGCTGGCAAG GTCAGAGATGTACGCCTCATAGTGGACCACATTTCTAGACGCTCCAAAGGCATTGG ATATATTGAATTTTACGATGTCATGTCGGTCCCTATGGCGATAGCCCTGTCCGGCCAACCTCTTCTTGGTCAATCAGTGATGGTTAAACCATCAGAGGCTGAAAAGAATCTTGTTCAGTCAACTGCATCTGTGGCTGCTGGAGATACTGACCTAATATGCCCGTACTCAGGTGGAGCTAGGAGGTTGTATGTTGACAATCTGCATTCTAACATCAAAGAAGATCAACTTCGTCAG GTTTTTGAACCATTTGGTACTGTTGAGTTGGTGCAGCTGCCTCCTGACCTGGAGACTGGGCATAGCAGCCGCTATGGTTTTGTGCAG TTTTCTCGCCTTGAAGATGCTAGAGCTGCACTAAGTTTAGATGGACAACTGGATATTGCAGGCCGAGTTATGAAG GTATCAGCTGTTACAGATCAAACTTTAAGACAAGAAGTTGGTGCAAATGCTGGAGATTTTGGTGATGATGAGGGTGGTGGTCTG AAGAAGCTGGATCATACTAGGATAACATCAAG TGGTGCTGGATCTGTTGGCAGCCCGGTTGTTGATAACCCTGGCTTTTCTGCACCAGCGGCTCCAGTTCTTGGGGCTGCCCCTGAGGTATCTCCTTTTGTTCCTTTTGGACAGATTCCTGTTCCAGCACTTGCGGGATGGCCTGCTGCAGGTCTCTCACTGCCTTCTGTTACTTTTCCTTCAATTGATACTATAGGCATTCCAAGTGAATGTTTATTGTTGAAGAACATGTTTGATCCAAAATTAGAG TCTGAACCTGAGTTCGACCAGGATATTAAGGATGATGTTGAGGATGAATGTTCAAAATTCGGAAAGTTGAAGCACATTTATGTGGACAA GAAAAGTGATGGGTTGGTGTACCTGCGGTTTGAGAACAATCAAGCTGCAATTGCTGCGCAGCGTGCACTTCATGGTAGATGGTTTGCTGGGAAGATGATCCTTGCAACGTTCATG GTGCCGCAGAATTACGAGGTCACGTTTCCCCAGAGCAAGTAG
- the LOC113781921 gene encoding RNA-binding protein 39 isoform X3 yields the protein MEFDEFDDYSEKTADNPETSNGSDQVDKSGGGQDPIKRPMHKSDHHHQRVKRSRTREEFHEDEEERSSSYRHHSPSRDRERSGRERYRSSRESKDRDKHKSSKKERDGDKIKESDRERDTNKGEDSGRRGRGREDERQRGRERNQDLSNRTSHSERHLVDGEREESRDREKNGDREYGGRERQSQLQDGDRESRRFKEKKEEVAEPEADPEHDQRTVFAYQISLQADERDVYEFFSRAGKVRDVRLIVDHISRRSKGIGYIEFYDVMSVPMAIALSGQPLLGQSVMVKPSEAEKNLVQSTASVAAGDTDLICPYSGGARRLYVDNLHSNIKEDQLRQVFEPFGTVELVQLPPDLETGHSSRYGFVQFSRLEDARAALSLDGQLDIAGRVMKVSAVTDQTLRQEVGANAGDFGDDEGGGLSLSAESLTLLMQKKLDHTRITSSGAGSVGSPVVDNPGFSAPAAPVLGAAPEVSPFVPFGQIPVPALAGWPAAGLSLPSVTFPSIDTIGIPSECLLLKNMFDPKLESEPEFDQDIKDDVEDECSKFGKLKHIYVDNKCELKDVHGCKLVAMRI from the exons ATGGAATTTGACGAGTTTGATGATTACTCGGAGAAAACAGCGGATAATCCTGAGACGAGCAATGGCAGTGATCAAGTGGATAAATCTGGTGGAGGCCAAGACCCAATTAAGAGGCCAATGCATAAAAgtgatcatcatcatcaacgGGTTAAGCGTTCAAGGACGCGGGAAGAGTTCCATGAAGATGAGGAGGAGAGGAGCTCAAGCTACCGTCACCATTCCCCTTCAAGAGATAGAGAGAGGAGTGGGAGGGAGAGATACAGGAGTAGCCGAGAATCCAAGGACAGGGACAAGCATAAGAGCAGCAAGAAGGAGAGAGATGGGGACAAAATCAAAGAAAGCGACAGAGAAAGAGATACCAACAAAGGCGAAGATAGCGGAAGGAGAGGTCGTGGCCGCGAAGATGAAAGACAGAGAGGTAGGGAGAGAAATCAAGACCTGTCGAATCGTACAAGTCATTCAGAAAGGCATCTGGTTgatggagagagagaggagagccgAGACAGGGAGAAGAATGGTGATAGGGAGTATGGAGGAAGGGAAAGACAGAGCCAGTTACAAGACGGGGACCGAGAAAGCAG GagatttaaagaaaaaaaggaagaagtgGCCGAGCCAGAGGCTGATCCTGAGCATGATCAACGGACAGTTTTTGCTTATCAG ATTTCTTTGCAGGCAGATGAAAGAGATGTCTATGAGTTTTTTAGCAGAGCTGGCAAG GTCAGAGATGTACGCCTCATAGTGGACCACATTTCTAGACGCTCCAAAGGCATTGG ATATATTGAATTTTACGATGTCATGTCGGTCCCTATGGCGATAGCCCTGTCCGGCCAACCTCTTCTTGGTCAATCAGTGATGGTTAAACCATCAGAGGCTGAAAAGAATCTTGTTCAGTCAACTGCATCTGTGGCTGCTGGAGATACTGACCTAATATGCCCGTACTCAGGTGGAGCTAGGAGGTTGTATGTTGACAATCTGCATTCTAACATCAAAGAAGATCAACTTCGTCAG GTTTTTGAACCATTTGGTACTGTTGAGTTGGTGCAGCTGCCTCCTGACCTGGAGACTGGGCATAGCAGCCGCTATGGTTTTGTGCAG TTTTCTCGCCTTGAAGATGCTAGAGCTGCACTAAGTTTAGATGGACAACTGGATATTGCAGGCCGAGTTATGAAG GTATCAGCTGTTACAGATCAAACTTTAAGACAAGAAGTTGGTGCAAATGCTGGAGATTTTGGTGATGATGAGGGTGGTGGTCTG TCTCTGAGCGCTGAATCTCTAACACTTCTCATGCAGAAGAAGCTGGATCATACTAGGATAACATCAAG TGGTGCTGGATCTGTTGGCAGCCCGGTTGTTGATAACCCTGGCTTTTCTGCACCAGCGGCTCCAGTTCTTGGGGCTGCCCCTGAGGTATCTCCTTTTGTTCCTTTTGGACAGATTCCTGTTCCAGCACTTGCGGGATGGCCTGCTGCAGGTCTCTCACTGCCTTCTGTTACTTTTCCTTCAATTGATACTATAGGCATTCCAAGTGAATGTTTATTGTTGAAGAACATGTTTGATCCAAAATTAGAG TCTGAACCTGAGTTCGACCAGGATATTAAGGATGATGTTGAGGATGAATGTTCAAAATTCGGAAAGTTGAAGCACATTTATGTGGACAA TAAATGTGAGTTGAAAGATGTTCATGGTTGCAAATTGGTGGCAATGCGCATTTAG